The following proteins are encoded in a genomic region of Kosakonia oryzae:
- a CDS encoding MetQ/NlpA family ABC transporter substrate-binding protein, translating into MSRPVILGVIFALFATSSSLAQAADAQTKLIRVGFNPGPYKEQFEKGVVPFLQAKGYTVEFKDFSDGIQVNDAVARGNIEANIMQHPVYLKSVNERLGIDNIGIVQVPTPPMGLYSAKIKQLAKPEAGTTVSVPNQPSNEYRAALVLQSLGWIKIDPKSDPATFSQRNIRENPYKIVLKEMDNAQQVRALPDVDYGLIQGNFAVSSGMKLASALKLEDPTSNFINVVTIAGKNKDAQFAKDIIAGYHSAEFKNYIHGQSQYSGYLLPDYFK; encoded by the coding sequence ATGAGCAGGCCAGTCATATTGGGTGTTATCTTTGCTTTATTCGCCACTTCCTCTTCGCTGGCGCAGGCGGCGGATGCACAAACTAAACTCATCCGCGTAGGTTTTAACCCTGGCCCTTATAAAGAGCAGTTTGAAAAAGGCGTGGTCCCTTTCCTGCAGGCGAAAGGCTACACCGTCGAATTTAAAGATTTCAGCGACGGTATTCAGGTGAATGACGCGGTGGCGCGCGGGAATATTGAAGCCAATATCATGCAGCACCCGGTGTACCTTAAATCGGTGAATGAACGTTTAGGCATCGATAATATCGGCATTGTGCAGGTGCCGACACCGCCGATGGGCCTCTATTCCGCGAAGATAAAACAACTGGCGAAACCCGAGGCGGGCACCACGGTTTCAGTACCGAATCAGCCCTCGAACGAGTATCGCGCCGCGCTGGTGCTGCAAAGCCTGGGCTGGATAAAGATCGATCCAAAGAGCGATCCGGCCACCTTCTCCCAGCGCAATATCCGCGAAAACCCATATAAAATCGTGTTGAAAGAGATGGATAACGCCCAGCAGGTTCGCGCCCTGCCGGATGTGGATTATGGATTAATTCAGGGTAATTTTGCGGTTTCCAGCGGAATGAAACTGGCTTCAGCATTAAAACTGGAAGATCCCACCAGCAACTTTATTAATGTGGTGACCATCGCGGGCAAAAATAAAGATGCGCAGTTTGCCAAAGATATTATTGCTGGCTATCACTCAGCCGAATTCAAAAATTATATTCACGGGCAATCGCAATATAGCGGCTATCTGTTGCCTGATTACTTTAAATAA
- a CDS encoding methionine ABC transporter ATP-binding protein, with amino-acid sequence MIEFRNVSKTFARNGHQIQALDNITLKIEKGDIFGIIGYSGAGKSTLLRLINRLESPGKGDVVLNGESLQGVTGKRLQAIKKNIGMIFQNFNLLNAKTVFHNVAIPLILQGKDKAFIQARVTELLDFVSLGDKAHSYPDELSGGQKQRVGIARALATNPSVLLCDEATSALDPHTTVQILLLLKEINQRYGITIVLITHEMSVVQKICNKVAVMERGRVVEHGEVFTLFAEPRHAVTASFVQSVIHDRLPARVDALLQAHGRGLRLEFVGSTAQQPIINRIIKSYAIEINILFASMSEVQNRIIGFMIVQIQGDDAAITSAIADLHEAGVKISDV; translated from the coding sequence ATGATTGAGTTTCGTAACGTCAGTAAAACCTTTGCGCGTAACGGCCACCAAATCCAGGCGCTGGATAACATTACGCTGAAAATTGAAAAGGGCGATATTTTCGGGATTATTGGTTACAGCGGTGCAGGGAAAAGTACCTTGCTACGTTTAATCAATCGTCTTGAATCGCCAGGGAAAGGCGATGTCGTGCTGAATGGCGAATCGCTGCAGGGCGTAACCGGAAAGCGCTTGCAGGCGATCAAAAAAAACATCGGCATGATCTTTCAGAATTTTAATTTGCTGAATGCGAAAACCGTTTTCCATAACGTAGCCATCCCATTGATTCTGCAAGGCAAAGATAAAGCTTTTATTCAGGCGCGTGTTACGGAACTGCTCGATTTCGTCAGCCTTGGCGACAAGGCGCACAGCTATCCGGACGAGTTATCCGGCGGGCAGAAACAGCGCGTTGGCATCGCCCGTGCGCTGGCAACCAACCCTTCAGTGCTGCTGTGCGACGAAGCGACCTCGGCGCTGGATCCGCACACGACCGTACAGATCCTGCTGCTACTGAAAGAGATTAATCAGCGCTATGGCATCACTATTGTGTTGATTACTCATGAAATGTCAGTGGTGCAAAAGATTTGCAACAAAGTGGCGGTGATGGAGCGGGGCCGGGTCGTGGAGCACGGCGAAGTGTTTACGTTGTTCGCTGAACCCCGTCATGCCGTAACCGCCAGCTTTGTGCAGTCGGTGATCCATGACCGGCTTCCGGCGCGCGTTGATGCATTGCTTCAGGCGCACGGGCGCGGTTTGCGGCTGGAGTTTGTCGGCAGCACCGCGCAACAGCCGATCATCAACCGCATCATTAAAAGTTATGCGATTGAAATCAATATTCTTTTTGCCAGCATGTCGGAAGTCCAGAACCGCATTATCGGTTTTATGATTGTGCAAATTCAGGGAGATGACGCGGCGATAACGAGCGCGATTGCCGATCTTCACGAGGCGGGGGTAAAAATCAGCGATGTTTGA
- a CDS encoding aminotransferase class I/II-fold pyridoxal phosphate-dependent enzyme — protein sequence MPDFSPSPLIDALEENLFSALEKVAATIDTAALPLVDLSSGSPGQPTPPEIIARLQQAVADEQNHGYPSFWGKTQVRQAIADFYRQRYGVELDPEREVAVFQGSHIGVSGLPRALLHPGQYLISTDPCYPIYRSAALQAQARFYGIPLEEANDFLPDFSRVPADVARHAGLLMLNYPHNPTGVLATPALFAAALDFAREHHLPVVHDFAYAAIGSHAEEAPLSLLAMPGAKAWGVETYTLSKTFSMAGWRFGFAVGNASVIQAFKKLHTHSYSTVFGAVQDAAIAALALPPQRMQQLVAVYHRRRKWVLATLAAMSWPVHARQGTFFLWLPVPAGFNAATFSALLLNEAHVLVAPGSGFGKGGERFIRISLTASDEALETALSRIAALRLFPG from the coding sequence ATGCCTGATTTTTCCCCTTCACCGTTGATCGATGCGCTGGAAGAGAACCTGTTTAGCGCGCTGGAAAAGGTGGCGGCAACCATTGATACCGCCGCGTTGCCGCTCGTCGATCTCTCCAGCGGCAGCCCTGGGCAACCCACACCGCCGGAAATCATTGCCCGCCTGCAACAGGCCGTTGCCGATGAGCAGAACCACGGCTATCCCTCGTTCTGGGGCAAAACACAGGTGCGCCAGGCGATTGCCGATTTTTACCGGCAACGCTATGGCGTCGAACTGGATCCGGAGCGGGAAGTGGCGGTTTTCCAGGGATCGCACATCGGCGTCAGCGGTCTACCGCGCGCACTGCTCCACCCGGGACAATACCTGATCTCTACCGACCCTTGTTACCCCATTTATCGTTCAGCGGCGCTACAGGCGCAGGCTCGCTTTTATGGCATCCCGCTGGAGGAAGCCAATGACTTTTTGCCGGATTTCAGCCGCGTGCCCGCCGACGTCGCCCGTCATGCCGGTTTGTTGATGCTCAATTATCCGCACAACCCCACCGGCGTACTGGCCACACCAGCGTTGTTCGCGGCAGCGCTCGATTTTGCCCGCGAGCACCATCTTCCGGTGGTGCATGATTTTGCCTATGCGGCGATTGGCAGCCATGCAGAGGAAGCGCCATTAAGCCTGCTGGCAATGCCCGGCGCTAAAGCGTGGGGCGTGGAGACCTATACGCTGTCGAAAACCTTCAGCATGGCGGGCTGGCGTTTTGGTTTTGCTGTCGGCAATGCGTCTGTCATTCAGGCGTTTAAAAAGCTGCATACCCACAGCTACAGCACCGTTTTTGGCGCGGTGCAGGATGCGGCAATCGCGGCGTTAGCGCTGCCGCCACAGCGTATGCAGCAACTGGTGGCGGTTTACCATCGGCGACGCAAATGGGTGCTGGCAACGCTGGCCGCGATGTCATGGCCGGTACATGCCAGGCAAGGCACATTCTTTCTCTGGCTGCCCGTACCTGCAGGCTTTAATGCCGCTACGTTTTCCGCTTTACTGCTGAACGAGGCGCATGTGCTGGTTGCGCCGGGTTCTGGCTTTGGTAAAGGAGGCGAGCGGTTTATTCGTATCAGCCTGACGGCCAGCGATGAAGCGCTCGAAACCGCACTTTCACGCATTGCCGCGCTGCGTCTCTTTCCCGGTTGA
- a CDS encoding YgjV family protein: protein MTAYWLAQGVGVIAFLIGITTFINRDERRFKKQLSLYSAIIGVHFFLMGAFPAGSSAMLNAIRTLITLRTRNVWVMVLFIVLTGGLGLAKFHNPIELLPVAGTIVSTWALFRFKGLPMRCVIWCSTGCWVIHNFWLGSIGGTLIEGSFLVMNGLNIIRFWRMQRRGIDPFKVETAVHKESAAR, encoded by the coding sequence ATGACCGCGTATTGGCTTGCCCAGGGCGTTGGTGTCATTGCCTTTCTGATTGGTATTACAACCTTCATCAATCGTGATGAGCGGCGCTTCAAAAAGCAGCTCTCGCTCTACAGCGCCATTATCGGCGTGCACTTTTTTCTTATGGGCGCATTTCCCGCCGGATCGAGCGCCATGCTCAACGCAATACGAACGCTGATCACGCTGCGCACCCGCAATGTATGGGTGATGGTGCTGTTCATTGTGCTGACTGGCGGGCTGGGGCTGGCAAAATTCCACAATCCGATCGAGTTGTTGCCGGTGGCGGGAACGATCGTCAGTACCTGGGCGCTGTTCCGCTTTAAAGGTTTGCCGATGCGCTGTGTTATCTGGTGTTCGACCGGTTGCTGGGTGATCCACAACTTCTGGCTCGGATCGATTGGCGGTACGCTGATTGAAGGCAGTTTTCTGGTAATGAACGGGCTGAACATTATTCGTTTCTGGCGTATGCAGCGACGCGGTATCGATCCGTTTAAAGTCGAAACCGCGGTGCATAAAGAGTCTGCCGCCCGCTGA
- a CDS encoding Gfo/Idh/MocA family protein, with protein sequence MIRFAVIGTNWITRQFVDAAHETGKYKLTAVFSRSLEQAQTFANDYPVEHLFTSLDEMAKSDAIDAVYIASPNSLHFPQTRLFLSHKKHVICEKPLASNLQEVEAAIACARENQVVLFEAFKTASLPNFILLKQSLAKVGKMRKAFINYCQYSSRYQRYLDGENPNTFNPAFSNGSIMDIGFYCLASAVALWGEPHSVQATASLLDSGVDAHGVVVMDYGDFSVTLQHSKVSDSVLPSEIQGEAGSLLVEKISECQKVSFVPRGSKAQELTQPQHINTMLYEAETFARLVEENEINHPGLAISRTTAKLQTEIRRQTGVKFPADDVGVELTA encoded by the coding sequence ATGATACGTTTCGCTGTCATAGGTACAAACTGGATCACCCGCCAGTTTGTCGACGCCGCCCATGAGACGGGCAAATATAAACTCACCGCCGTTTTTTCCCGCAGCCTTGAACAGGCGCAAACGTTCGCCAACGACTACCCGGTAGAACATCTTTTTACCTCTCTGGATGAGATGGCGAAAAGCGATGCCATTGACGCGGTGTATATTGCCAGCCCGAACTCTCTGCATTTCCCGCAGACCCGGCTGTTTCTGAGCCACAAAAAGCATGTGATCTGCGAAAAGCCGCTGGCCTCGAACTTACAGGAGGTCGAAGCGGCGATTGCCTGCGCGCGGGAAAATCAGGTGGTACTGTTTGAAGCCTTCAAAACCGCCAGCCTGCCGAACTTCATCCTGCTGAAACAGTCGCTGGCGAAAGTGGGCAAAATGCGAAAAGCCTTTATTAACTACTGCCAGTACTCTTCGCGCTACCAGCGTTATCTGGATGGCGAAAACCCAAATACCTTTAATCCGGCGTTCTCTAACGGTTCGATTATGGATATCGGCTTCTACTGCCTGGCATCTGCAGTAGCGCTGTGGGGCGAGCCGCACAGCGTGCAGGCCACCGCCAGCCTGCTCGACAGCGGCGTTGATGCGCACGGCGTAGTGGTAATGGATTACGGTGATTTCAGCGTCACGCTGCAACACTCGAAAGTGAGCGACTCCGTTTTGCCAAGCGAAATCCAGGGTGAAGCCGGTTCGCTGCTGGTAGAAAAGATTTCCGAATGCCAGAAAGTGTCGTTCGTGCCGCGCGGCAGTAAAGCGCAGGAGCTGACGCAGCCGCAGCATATCAACACCATGCTCTATGAAGCAGAGACCTTTGCCCGGCTGGTGGAAGAGAATGAGATCAACCATCCGGGGCTGGCTATCAGCCGTACCACGGCCAAACTGCAAACGGAAATCCGCCGTCAGACCGGCGTGAAATTCCCGGCAGATGATGTAGGTGTCGAACTCACTGCGTAA
- a CDS encoding S-ribosylhomocysteine lyase encodes MPVVESFTLDHTKVKAPYVRVAGVERHALGSVVQKFDLRLLQPNTDAIPTAALHTLEHLLAFGLREELDGIIDISPMGCRTGFYLILWDEHKPADVAAALTCVLRRVLDATDVPAVTPLACGNYRDHSLFSAQEYAKQVLAAGISDDPFRRN; translated from the coding sequence ATGCCTGTTGTTGAAAGCTTTACGCTCGACCACACCAAAGTAAAAGCCCCTTACGTTCGCGTTGCCGGTGTTGAACGCCACGCGCTGGGCAGCGTGGTGCAAAAGTTTGATTTGCGTTTGCTGCAACCGAATACCGACGCCATTCCCACGGCGGCGCTGCACACGCTGGAGCATCTGCTGGCCTTTGGCCTGCGCGAGGAGCTGGACGGCATTATCGATATTTCGCCGATGGGCTGCCGTACCGGTTTCTACCTGATCCTGTGGGATGAGCACAAACCTGCCGATGTGGCTGCCGCTCTGACGTGCGTCCTGCGCCGCGTACTTGACGCGACGGATGTTCCGGCTGTGACGCCGCTGGCCTGCGGCAACTATCGCGACCATTCGCTTTTCTCGGCGCAGGAGTACGCAAAACAGGTGCTTGCAGCCGGGATCAGCGATGACCCGTTTCGGCGTAACTAA
- a CDS encoding methionine ABC transporter permease: MFELFDTAVTGDQFVLALHDTLVMVCVSLGFGSLLGIPLGIVLVICRPGGIVPNRVVHQVLNPVINVVRSLPFIILLITILPFTRLLVGTTIGTAGAIVPLIVFIAPYISRLVESSLLDIDDGILEAADAMGASPLQTIWHFMLPEAASSLVLALTTATIGLLGATAMAGTVGGGGIGDLAITYGYQRFDAFATLVTALVLIVIVQLIQTLGTRLARRLRRESSR, from the coding sequence ATGTTTGAGTTATTTGATACTGCCGTAACCGGTGACCAGTTTGTGCTGGCGCTGCATGACACGCTGGTGATGGTGTGCGTGTCGTTAGGATTTGGCTCGTTGCTTGGCATTCCGCTGGGAATTGTACTGGTGATTTGCCGACCCGGCGGCATTGTGCCTAATCGCGTGGTTCATCAGGTGCTAAACCCGGTGATCAACGTCGTGCGCTCGCTGCCTTTTATCATTTTGCTGATCACCATTCTGCCTTTCACCCGTTTGCTGGTTGGCACCACCATCGGTACTGCCGGGGCGATTGTGCCGCTGATTGTCTTTATCGCCCCGTATATTTCGCGGCTGGTGGAGAGTTCACTGCTGGATATTGATGACGGCATTCTGGAAGCGGCGGATGCGATGGGCGCTTCTCCGTTGCAGACGATCTGGCACTTTATGCTGCCGGAAGCCGCCTCTTCGCTGGTCCTTGCATTAACGACCGCCACCATTGGCCTGCTGGGCGCCACCGCGATGGCCGGAACGGTTGGCGGCGGCGGCATCGGCGATCTCGCCATTACTTACGGCTACCAGCGCTTTGATGCGTTTGCCACGCTGGTGACCGCCCTTGTTCTGATTGTCATTGTGCAGTTAATCCAGACCCTCGGCACCCGCCTGGCGCGCCGTCTGCGCCGCGAGTCGTCGCGGTAA
- a CDS encoding TerC family protein, which translates to MNTVGTPMLWGGFAVVVVIMLAIDLLLQGRRGAHTMSMKQAAVWSIVWVSLSLLFNAAFWWYLTQTEGRAVADTQALAFLTGYLIEKALAVDNVFVWLMLFSYFAVPAALQRRVLVYGVLGAIVLRTIMIFAGSWLISQFSWLLYVFGAFLLFTGVKMALAKEDETGIGDKPLVRWLRGHLRMTDRIESEHFFVRKNGLLFATPLLLVLILVELSDVIFAVDSIPAIFAVTTDPFIVLTSNLFAILGLRAMYFLLAGVAERFSMLKYGLSVILVFIGIKMLIVDFFHIPIAISLGVVGGILALTLLINAWVNHQNDRKKAQE; encoded by the coding sequence ATGAATACAGTCGGCACACCGATGTTATGGGGCGGGTTCGCTGTCGTGGTCGTGATTATGCTGGCCATCGACCTCTTGCTTCAGGGACGACGCGGCGCGCACACCATGTCCATGAAGCAAGCGGCCGTATGGTCGATCGTCTGGGTTAGCCTCTCATTACTCTTTAATGCCGCGTTCTGGTGGTATCTGACGCAAACCGAAGGGCGCGCGGTGGCCGATACGCAGGCGCTGGCGTTTCTCACCGGTTATTTGATTGAAAAAGCGCTGGCGGTGGATAACGTCTTTGTCTGGCTGATGCTGTTCAGCTACTTTGCGGTTCCGGCGGCGCTCCAGCGGCGGGTGCTGGTTTACGGCGTACTCGGCGCGATTGTGCTGCGTACTATCATGATCTTCGCCGGTAGCTGGCTGATCTCGCAATTCTCATGGTTGCTGTATGTGTTTGGCGCTTTCCTGCTGTTTACCGGCGTGAAGATGGCACTGGCGAAAGAAGATGAGACCGGGATCGGCGATAAGCCGCTGGTGCGCTGGCTGCGCGGGCATTTGCGCATGACAGATCGCATCGAAAGCGAGCACTTCTTTGTGCGTAAAAATGGCCTGCTGTTCGCCACGCCGCTGTTGCTGGTGCTGATTCTGGTGGAATTGAGCGATGTGATTTTTGCCGTTGACAGCATTCCGGCGATCTTTGCGGTGACCACCGATCCCTTTATCGTGCTGACCTCAAACCTGTTCGCGATTCTCGGTCTGCGCGCCATGTACTTCCTGCTGGCGGGCGTCGCGGAGCGCTTCTCAATGCTGAAGTACGGGCTGTCGGTGATCCTGGTGTTTATTGGCATCAAGATGCTGATCGTGGATTTCTTCCATATTCCGATCGCCATTTCGCTCGGTGTGGTCGGCGGGATCCTGGCGCTGACGCTGCTGATCAACGCCTGGGTTAACCACCAGAACGACAGGAAAAAAGCACAGGAATAA
- a CDS encoding SDR family NAD(P)-dependent oxidoreductase, with protein sequence MIALDFSGQTAVVSGGLQGIGKAIADLLHHGGANVVVGDIAATAAQLHSRYLLQPCDVASRPQAEALIDAAMSTFGGVNILVNSCGVSAMSPVDAMRDSDWQRLLDINVKGLSYLSEAAIRVMKPQSAGRIINIASQAGKNGYRLMGQYVATKHAVLGLTRVMAIELARHNILVNAVCPGIVETEMKWRERREGAVLRGLTAEDIYAEDCSQVLLGRTAQPLDVANVVAFLASPLASYMTGQAINVTGGMTMH encoded by the coding sequence ATGATTGCCCTCGACTTTAGCGGGCAAACCGCCGTGGTGAGCGGTGGGTTACAGGGGATCGGCAAAGCGATTGCCGATCTGCTGCATCATGGCGGCGCGAATGTTGTTGTCGGCGATATCGCCGCCACAGCCGCACAATTGCATTCACGCTATCTGCTGCAACCCTGCGATGTCGCTTCGCGCCCGCAGGCGGAGGCCTTGATCGACGCTGCGATGAGTACGTTTGGCGGGGTGAATATTCTGGTCAACAGTTGCGGCGTTTCGGCGATGAGCCCGGTAGATGCAATGCGCGATAGCGACTGGCAGCGGCTGCTGGACATCAACGTTAAAGGGCTGAGTTACCTGTCAGAAGCGGCGATCCGCGTGATGAAACCGCAATCCGCCGGGCGCATCATCAATATTGCGTCGCAGGCCGGGAAAAACGGTTACCGATTGATGGGGCAATATGTCGCCACCAAGCATGCGGTGCTGGGGCTGACGCGGGTGATGGCTATCGAACTGGCGCGGCATAACATTCTGGTGAACGCCGTTTGTCCCGGTATTGTTGAGACCGAAATGAAGTGGCGCGAACGGCGCGAAGGTGCGGTTTTGCGCGGTTTAACGGCGGAAGATATCTATGCGGAAGATTGTTCGCAAGTGCTGCTGGGGCGCACGGCGCAGCCGCTGGATGTCGCCAACGTGGTCGCCTTTCTCGCCAGCCCGTTAGCCTCGTATATGACCGGGCAG